One genomic region from Jiangella sp. DSM 45060 encodes:
- a CDS encoding helix-turn-helix transcriptional regulator, with amino-acid sequence MSTAIDDDLDAAFAALGDPTRRAIVARLARGEATVTELAEPFDLTHQAVSRHVGILRRCGLIQQRVDGQRRPCTLQAERLQELAGWIAEQQREWASRLDRLEDHLARVRQP; translated from the coding sequence ATGTCTACCGCCATCGACGACGACCTCGACGCCGCCTTCGCCGCCCTCGGCGACCCCACCCGCCGGGCCATCGTCGCCCGGCTGGCCCGCGGCGAGGCGACGGTCACCGAGCTGGCCGAGCCGTTCGACCTCACCCACCAGGCCGTCTCCCGCCACGTCGGCATCCTGCGGCGCTGCGGACTGATCCAGCAGCGGGTCGACGGGCAGCGGCGGCCGTGCACGCTGCAGGCCGAGCGGCTGCAGGAGCTGGCCGGCTGGATCGCCGAGCAGCAGCGCGAGTGGGCGTCGCGGCTCGACCGGCTCGAGGACCACCTGGCCCGGGTGCGGCAACCGTGA
- a CDS encoding SRPBCC domain-containing protein — protein MTTHARLDGDQLIATRHLDAEPALVWAAFTTPEHLAAFWGGDHATVPPGSVTVDLRAGGWFELETRGPDGSGRRLRFRYDVVEPPQLLVLTEPHSGITTEIRLTPSGAGTTVVVHQRRLPPELRTEQARAGLAGILDRLATVLTHPGSTR, from the coding sequence GTGACGACGCATGCCCGCCTCGACGGCGACCAGCTGATCGCCACCCGCCACCTCGACGCCGAACCGGCGCTGGTGTGGGCCGCGTTCACCACGCCGGAGCACCTGGCCGCGTTCTGGGGCGGCGACCACGCCACCGTCCCGCCCGGATCGGTCACCGTCGACCTGCGCGCCGGCGGCTGGTTCGAGCTGGAGACCCGCGGCCCCGACGGCTCCGGCCGCCGGCTGCGGTTCCGCTACGACGTCGTCGAGCCGCCGCAGCTGCTGGTGCTGACCGAGCCGCACAGCGGCATCACGACCGAGATCCGTCTCACGCCGTCCGGCGCCGGCACCACCGTCGTCGTGCACCAGCGGCGGCTGCCACCGGAGCTGCGCACCGAGCAGGCCCGCGCCGGGCTGGCCGGCATCCTCGACCGCCTCGCCACCGTCCTGACCCACCCAGGGAGCACCCGATGA
- a CDS encoding nuclear transport factor 2 family protein produces MTTREQLVHRYMDGFRRSDHVSILACLTDDVVWHVHGWRTTHGKAEFDDEIENPAFEGSPTLTVERTVDAGDVVVVTGTGTGRHREHGPFRFVYSDLFTFRDDLIAQVDSYVVPVN; encoded by the coding sequence ATGACCACCCGAGAGCAGCTCGTCCACCGCTACATGGACGGCTTCCGCCGCAGCGACCACGTGTCGATCCTCGCCTGCCTCACCGACGACGTCGTCTGGCACGTGCACGGCTGGCGCACCACGCACGGCAAGGCGGAGTTCGACGACGAGATCGAGAACCCGGCGTTCGAGGGCAGCCCCACGCTGACCGTCGAGCGGACGGTCGACGCCGGCGACGTCGTGGTCGTGACCGGCACCGGCACCGGACGGCACCGCGAGCACGGCCCGTTCCGGTTCGTCTACAGCGATCTCTTCACGTTCCGCGACGACCTGATCGCCCAGGTCGACTCCTACGTCGTGCCCGTGAACTAG
- a CDS encoding response regulator transcription factor: MTRVLVVEDEDSFSDALSYMLRKEGFEVAVSVTGDDALDEFDRGGADLVLLDLMLPGLSGTEVCRQLRQRSNVPVIMLTAKDSEVDKVVGLELGADDYVTKPFSSRELVARIRAVLRRGTEPTEASQAILGAGPVRMDVDRHVVTVNGSSVRLPLKEFELLELLLRNAGRVLTRAQLIDRIWGADYVGDTKTLDVHVKRLRAKIEPDPAAPTYLLTVRGLGYKLEA, encoded by the coding sequence GTGACCCGCGTGCTCGTCGTCGAGGATGAGGATTCGTTCAGCGACGCCCTGTCGTACATGCTCCGGAAGGAGGGGTTCGAGGTCGCCGTCTCCGTGACCGGCGACGACGCCCTCGACGAGTTCGACCGGGGCGGGGCCGACCTGGTCCTGCTCGACCTCATGCTGCCGGGCCTGTCCGGGACCGAGGTGTGCCGCCAGCTGCGGCAGCGCTCGAACGTCCCGGTCATCATGCTGACCGCCAAGGACTCCGAGGTCGACAAGGTCGTCGGCCTCGAGCTGGGCGCCGACGACTACGTCACCAAGCCGTTCTCCTCGCGCGAGCTGGTCGCGCGCATCCGGGCGGTGCTGCGCCGCGGCACCGAGCCCACCGAGGCCAGCCAGGCGATCCTGGGCGCCGGCCCGGTTCGCATGGACGTCGACCGCCACGTCGTCACCGTCAACGGCAGCTCCGTCCGGCTGCCGCTGAAGGAGTTCGAACTGCTCGAGCTGCTGCTGCGCAACGCCGGGCGGGTGCTCACCCGGGCCCAGCTGATCGACCGCATCTGGGGCGCCGACTACGTGGGCGACACCAAGACGCTGGACGTGCACGTGAAGCGGCTGCGGGCGAAGATCGAGCCCGACCCGGCGGCGCCGACCTACCTGCTGACGGTGCGCGGCCTCGGCTACAAGCTCGAGGCCTAG
- a CDS encoding ATP-binding protein, with protein sequence MDVDAVTAGALAACVGAAVGLAAGLAFKASERAQHPPEPPRTSRVPEGVDEVLSVLRSSAIVLDSALDVVKASPSAYAFGLVRHDRVAVPELVELTERVRRDGQIREVQLEIPRSRDTTQTLYVSARVAPLNSKLLLALVEDRTHEIRVDEVRRDFVANVSHELKTPVGALLLLAEAVEDAKDDPEAVQRFAERMQREGARLTRLVQEIIDLSRLQYDDPVASPQSVDVDSVVEAALDRSRVEAEKNKIRLTSGGTPGLQVLGNVEQLVIALGNLVENAVNYSPPNTRVAVGVRRRDDLVEVSVTDQGFGIAESELDRIFERFYRVDPARSRATGGTGLGLSIVKHIAASHGGEVGVWSVQGAGSTFTLRLPLHPHRTGQPSAFETPVGKETP encoded by the coding sequence GTGGATGTGGATGCCGTGACAGCCGGAGCGCTGGCCGCGTGTGTCGGCGCAGCGGTCGGCCTCGCGGCGGGTTTGGCGTTCAAGGCCAGCGAGCGTGCGCAGCACCCGCCTGAGCCGCCGCGTACCTCCCGCGTCCCCGAGGGCGTCGACGAGGTGCTGTCGGTGCTGCGCTCCAGCGCCATCGTTCTCGACAGCGCGCTCGACGTCGTGAAGGCCAGCCCGTCGGCGTACGCGTTCGGGCTGGTCCGCCACGATCGCGTGGCCGTGCCCGAGCTGGTCGAGCTGACCGAGCGGGTCCGCCGCGACGGCCAGATCCGCGAGGTGCAGCTGGAGATCCCGCGCTCGCGCGACACCACCCAGACGCTGTACGTGTCGGCGCGCGTCGCGCCGCTCAACAGCAAGCTCCTGCTGGCGCTGGTCGAGGACCGCACCCACGAGATCCGGGTCGACGAGGTCCGCCGCGACTTCGTCGCCAACGTGTCGCACGAGCTGAAGACGCCCGTCGGCGCGCTGCTGCTGCTCGCCGAGGCGGTCGAGGACGCCAAGGACGACCCCGAGGCCGTGCAGCGCTTCGCCGAGCGCATGCAGCGTGAGGGCGCCCGGCTCACCCGGCTGGTGCAGGAGATCATCGACCTCTCCCGGCTGCAGTACGACGACCCCGTCGCGTCGCCCCAGTCGGTCGACGTCGACAGCGTCGTCGAGGCGGCCCTCGACCGGAGCCGGGTCGAGGCCGAGAAGAACAAGATCCGGCTCACCTCCGGCGGCACGCCGGGGCTGCAGGTGCTGGGCAACGTCGAGCAGCTGGTCATCGCGCTGGGCAACCTGGTCGAGAACGCGGTGAACTACAGCCCGCCCAACACCCGGGTCGCGGTCGGTGTCCGCCGCCGCGACGACCTCGTCGAGGTCAGCGTCACCGACCAGGGGTTCGGCATCGCCGAGAGCGAGCTGGACCGCATCTTCGAGCGGTTCTATCGCGTCGATCCGGCCCGTTCCAGAGCCACCGGGGGCACCGGCCTGGGACTGTCCATCGTCAAGCACATCGCCGCCAGCCACGGCGGCGAGGTAGGCGTGTGGAGCGTGCAGGGAGCAGGGTCCACCTTCACCCTGCGACTGCCGCTGCACCCGCACCGAACCGGGCAACCGTCCGCGTTCGAGACGCCAGTTGGTAAGGAGACGCCGTGA
- the phoU gene encoding phosphate signaling complex protein PhoU: MTKPMREAYHEQLDEVNGRLIGMIRKTGELMGLATKALLEADLDAAEQAMASDSSINRDQLEIDEQVLELMATQGPVASELRIVTSALRSTSDAERMGDLAVHVAKVARMRYPDHAVPEELRATFAAMGKAACEMSTKATEVLRTRDLDAAAELAQDDNEMDHLHRSLFHEILDDDWNRGVEAAIDIALLGRYYERFADHAVHIATNVRYLVTGEIEWADSGAGH; this comes from the coding sequence ATGACGAAGCCAATGCGCGAGGCGTACCACGAGCAGCTCGACGAGGTCAACGGCCGGCTGATCGGGATGATCCGCAAGACCGGTGAGCTCATGGGGCTGGCCACCAAGGCGCTGCTCGAGGCCGACCTCGACGCCGCCGAGCAGGCCATGGCGTCCGATTCCAGCATCAACCGCGACCAGCTCGAGATCGACGAACAGGTCCTGGAGCTGATGGCCACCCAGGGCCCGGTCGCGTCCGAGCTGCGCATCGTCACGTCCGCCCTGCGCAGCACGTCCGACGCCGAGCGCATGGGCGACCTCGCCGTCCACGTCGCCAAGGTCGCGCGCATGCGCTACCCCGACCACGCCGTGCCCGAGGAGCTGCGGGCCACCTTCGCCGCCATGGGCAAGGCCGCCTGCGAGATGTCGACCAAGGCCACCGAGGTGCTGCGCACCCGCGACCTCGACGCCGCCGCGGAGCTGGCGCAGGACGACAACGAGATGGACCATCTGCACCGCTCGCTGTTCCACGAGATCCTCGACGACGACTGGAACCGCGGCGTCGAGGCGGCCATCGACATCGCGCTGCTGGGCCGCTACTACGAGCGCTTCGCCGACCACGCCGTGCACATCGCCACGAACGTCCGCTACCTCGTCACCGGCGAGATCGAGTGGGCCGACAGCGGCGCCGGCCACTGA
- a CDS encoding FadR/GntR family transcriptional regulator — MAVTDVAIEKIKQMIVSGELSPGDRLPREADLAERLGLSRSSLREAVRALSLIHVLDVRQGDGTYVTSLSPHLLLDAMAFVVDFHRDDTVLHFLEVRRVIEPAAAAMAAVRMSDDAIAKLDEIMAPLDPATGVEELVASDLEFHRLIAEGSGNPVLCSLVESLSGPTHRARVWRGLTQEDAVARTLAEHRAIVQAIRSRQPDVARSWATVHVAGVEQWLRDALTS, encoded by the coding sequence ATGGCAGTGACAGACGTCGCCATCGAGAAGATCAAGCAGATGATCGTCAGCGGGGAGCTGAGCCCCGGTGACCGGCTGCCGCGCGAAGCCGACCTCGCCGAGCGGCTCGGCCTGTCGCGCAGTTCGCTGCGCGAGGCGGTGCGCGCGCTGTCGCTGATCCACGTGCTCGACGTGCGGCAGGGCGACGGCACCTACGTCACGAGCCTGTCGCCCCACCTGCTGCTCGACGCCATGGCGTTCGTCGTCGACTTCCACCGCGACGACACCGTGCTGCACTTCCTCGAGGTGCGCCGCGTCATCGAGCCGGCCGCCGCGGCCATGGCGGCGGTGCGCATGAGCGACGACGCCATCGCGAAGCTCGACGAGATCATGGCGCCGCTCGACCCCGCCACCGGCGTCGAGGAGCTGGTCGCGAGCGATCTGGAGTTCCACCGGCTGATCGCCGAGGGCTCCGGCAACCCGGTGCTGTGCTCGCTGGTCGAGAGCCTGTCCGGGCCCACCCACCGGGCCCGGGTCTGGCGTGGCCTGACCCAGGAGGACGCGGTGGCCCGCACGCTCGCCGAGCACCGGGCCATCGTCCAGGCCATCCGGTCGCGCCAACCCGACGTCGCCCGCTCCTGGGCCACCGTCCACGTCGCCGGGGTCGAGCAGTGGCTCCGCGACGCCCTGACCTCCTAG
- a CDS encoding phosphoglyceromutase, which produces MTYRLVLLRHGESEWNAKNLFTGWVDVDLTAKGEAEARRGGELLKARDVLPDVLHTSVLRRAIRTANITLDVADRHWIPVRRHWRLNERHYGALQGKDKKQTLAEFGEEQFMLWRRSYDTPPPAIDPGDEFAQTGEPRYADLPPELLPATECLKDVLERFLPYWYDAIVPDLRRGQTVAVVAHGNSLRALVKHLDGISDDAIAGLNIPTGVPLVYDLDESLRPVTAGGEYLDPDAAAAAIEAVKNQGR; this is translated from the coding sequence ATGACGTATCGCCTGGTGCTGCTCCGTCACGGCGAGAGCGAGTGGAACGCGAAGAACCTGTTCACCGGCTGGGTCGACGTCGACCTCACCGCGAAGGGCGAGGCCGAGGCCCGGCGCGGCGGCGAGCTGCTGAAGGCGCGCGACGTCCTGCCCGACGTCCTGCACACCAGCGTGCTGCGCAGGGCCATCCGCACCGCCAACATCACCCTCGACGTCGCCGACCGGCACTGGATCCCGGTGCGCCGGCACTGGCGACTGAACGAGCGCCACTACGGCGCGCTGCAGGGCAAGGACAAGAAGCAGACGCTGGCCGAGTTCGGCGAGGAGCAGTTCATGCTCTGGCGGCGCTCCTACGACACCCCGCCGCCGGCCATCGACCCGGGCGACGAGTTCGCGCAGACCGGTGAGCCGCGCTACGCCGACCTCCCGCCCGAGCTGCTGCCGGCCACCGAGTGCCTGAAGGACGTGCTCGAGCGGTTCCTGCCGTACTGGTACGACGCCATCGTGCCCGACCTCCGCCGCGGCCAGACGGTCGCCGTCGTCGCGCACGGCAACTCGCTGCGCGCGCTGGTCAAGCACCTCGACGGCATCTCCGACGACGCCATCGCCGGGCTGAACATCCCCACCGGCGTGCCGCTGGTGTACGACCTGGACGAGTCGTTGCGCCCGGTCACCGCGGGCGGCGAGTACCTCGACCCCGACGCCGCCGCGGCGGCCATCGAGGCGGTCAAGAACCAGGGCCGCTGA
- a CDS encoding YbjN domain-containing protein, with protein sequence MTTDDGPAAVVRAYLRDSGQPWDEPAPGEFAVELPGERKLKTSCSLAVRDHSLVVNAFVARRPDENHEGVYRWLLERNARLSGIAFAVDHAGDVYLVGRLPLHAVTADEVDRLLGIVLGTADSSFNTILELGFASSIRREWEWRLARGESTRNLAAFEHLRPAP encoded by the coding sequence ATGACGACCGACGACGGTCCCGCCGCGGTCGTCCGCGCCTATCTGCGCGACTCCGGGCAGCCGTGGGACGAGCCCGCGCCCGGCGAGTTCGCCGTCGAACTGCCCGGCGAGCGCAAGCTGAAGACGTCCTGCAGTCTCGCCGTCCGCGACCACAGCCTGGTCGTCAACGCGTTCGTCGCCCGCAGGCCCGACGAGAACCACGAGGGCGTCTACCGCTGGCTGCTCGAGCGCAACGCTCGGCTGTCCGGCATCGCGTTCGCCGTCGACCACGCCGGCGACGTGTACCTCGTCGGCCGGCTGCCGCTGCACGCCGTCACCGCCGACGAGGTCGACCGCCTGCTCGGCATCGTGCTCGGCACCGCCGACTCCTCCTTCAACACCATCCTCGAGCTGGGCTTCGCGTCGTCCATCCGGCGCGAATGGGAGTGGCGGCTGGCGCGCGGCGAGTCAACGCGCAACCTGGCCGCGTTCGAGCACCTCAGGCCCGCCCCGTAA